A stretch of Henckelia pumila isolate YLH828 chromosome 4, ASM3356847v2, whole genome shotgun sequence DNA encodes these proteins:
- the LOC140864605 gene encoding interactor of constitutive active ROPs 4-like, whose translation MPRTTRLTEVPQKQTPRGPPHLRTSSSASEPLHHRVRTERSPKIAEGRSPRGAQSDPVNKKKLGTRIADLESQLGQAQDELKSLKDQLVSAEAAKKVVQEQLEKKAKKQPNVPESMQIQEKHSTSVKTEEVDMKNSSVAEFESSDEVENETDVFEVPMETKTQVISISDGLLPETPAITEPENSTFDELGSKNDEINLLKTKLDEKEKEMEVFRQENQSLKNELHEKSLKISSAQSQIEELTLKSSKADQELENTKNNALQINERLIAAEKAKEELESEMKRLRVQTEQWRKAADAAASVLAGGVEMNGRRISERCGSMDNHYRSTYEPVGLYSGYVDSPRPMDDESDDVFEGGKRKGSGIRMFGDLWKKKGQK comes from the exons ATGCCAAGAACAACAAG GTTAACAGAAGTGCCTCAAAAGCAAACTCCCCGAGGCCCCCCTCATCTCAGGACGTCGAGCTCTGCTTCTGAACCGCTACACCATCGTGTTAGAACCGAAAGGAGCCCGAAAATCGCAGAGGGCCGTTCTCCTCGTGGTGCCCAATCTGATCCGGTGAATAAAAAGAAGCTCGGGACGCGTATCGCTGATTTGGAGTCTCAACTTGGGCAAGCACAAGATGAGCTCAAAAGTCTTAAAGACCAATTAGTGTCAGCTGAGGCTGCCAAAAAAGTGGTTCAAGAACAGCTTGAGAAGAAAGCAAAGAAACAGCCAAACGTCCCGGAGTCGATGCAGATCCAAGAGAAGCACTCAACTTCAGTTAAAACCGAAGAGGTGGACATGAAGAACAGCAGTGTGGCAGAGTTTGAATCGTCTGATGAAGTAGAGAACGAGACTGATGTTTTTGAAGTTCCTATGGAAACTAAGACACAAGTCATATCTATATCCGATGGTTTGTTGCCTGAAACTCCAGCAATAACAGAACCAGAGAATTCCACTTTTGATGAGTTGGGATCAAAGAATGATGAGATAAACTTGTTGAAAACCAAGCTAGACGAAAAAGAGAAAGAAATGGAGGTTTTTCGTCAAGAAAATCAGAGCTTAAAGAACGAGCTTCACGAGAAATCGCTTAAGATATCATCAGCTCAATCTCAGATAGAGGAACTGACTTTGAAGTCGAGTAAAGCGGATCAAGAACTTGAAAATACAAAAAACAATGCATTACAGATCAATGAGAGGTTAATTGCTGCCGAAAAGGCAAAGGAAGAGTTAGAAAGTGAGATGAAGAGGCTTCGGGTGCAAACAGAGCAATGGAGGAAAGCAGCTGATGCAGCAGCATCAGTCCTAGCAGGGGGGGTAGAGATGAATGGAAGAAGGATTTCTGAGAGGTGTGGATCCATGGATAATCATTATAGAAGCACGTATGAACCGGTTGGTCTGTATTCCGGTTATGTTGATTCCCCTAGACCGATGGATGACGAAAGTGACGATGTTTTTGAAGGCGGAAAAAGAAAAGGTTCTGGCATTAGAATGTTTGGGGATCTTTGGAAAAAGAAGGGCCAAAAGTAG
- the LOC140863150 gene encoding gibberellin 2-beta-dioxygenase 1-like: MVVLSKPSIEQFSIAKNCSTFFPGVPLIDLSKPDSKTQLVKACEEYGFFKVINHGVPFEYMRDLESEALKFFSLPLSDKQKAGPPNPFGYGNKKIGPNGDVGWLEYLLLNSNTEADVHKFSSLFGEAAENFPCVLKDYISAVKKMAFEILEMLADGLKIQPRNVFSKLVMDEQSDSVFRVNHYPPCPESGESNGSRNLIGFGEHTDPQVISVLRSNNTSGLQICLKDGNWIPIPPDHNSFFINVGDSLQVMTNGRFKSVRHRVMANSTKSRLSMIYFGGPPLSEKIAPLPSLMKGEDSLYKEFTWFEYKKSAYKSRLADNRLGLFEKINVAS; the protein is encoded by the exons ATGGTGGTTCTCTCCAAACCCTCTATCGAACAGTTCTCCATAGCCAAGAACTGCTCCACATTCTTCCCCGGCGTGCCGCTTATAGACCTCTCCAAACCCGACTCGAAAACGCAGCTAGTCAAGGCCTGCGAGGAGTACGGATTCTTCAAAGTGATCAATCATGGCGTCCCTTTTGAATACATGAGAGATTTGGAGTCCGAAGCTCTCAAGTTCTTCTCTTTGCCTCTGTCTGATAAGCAGAAGGCAGGCCCTCCTAACCCTTTCGGCTATGGCAACAAAAAGATCGGCCCCAATGGAGATGTCGGTTGGCTCGAATACTTGCTTTTGAACTCCAACACCGAAGCAGATGTCCATAAATTCTCATCCCTCTTCGGTGAAGCAGCAGAGAATTTCCC TTGTGTTCTGAAAGATTATATATCGGCTGTGAAGAAAATGGCGTTCGAGATTCTTGAAATGCTAGCAGATGGGCTGAAGATCCAACCAAGAAATGTGTTCAGTAAACTTGTGATGGATGAACAGAGCGACTCTGTTTTCAGAGTGAATCACTACCCTCCATGCCCAGAATCGGGTGAATCCAATGGCTCCAGGAATTTGATTGGATTTGGAGAACACACTGACCCGCAAGTCATATCTGTTCTTAGATCCAATAACACCAGTGGCCTTCAAATCTGTTTGAAAGACGGGAATTGGATTCCCATCCCGCCCGATCACAATTCTTTCTTCATTAATGTTGGTGATTCATTGCAG GTGATGACTAATGGGAGGTTTAAGAGCGTAAGGCACAGAGTAATGGCCAATAGCACAAAATCAAGACTTTCGATGATATACTTCGGTGGCCCACCATTGAGCGAGAAGATAGCCCCGTTGCCTTCACTAATGAAAGGAGAAGACAGTTTGTACAAGGAATTTACATGGTTTGAGTACAAAAAATCAGCTTACAAGTCAAGATTGGCCGATAACAGATTGGGCCTCTTCGAGAAAATTAATGTGGCCTCATGA